The following proteins come from a genomic window of bacterium:
- a CDS encoding ABC transporter ATP-binding protein, giving the protein MSVIVDAPAIELGDVGMSFALSDGVLEVLRGITLTVRQGEFVSLLGPSGCGKSTLLRVIADILPPSQGRAAVLGTSPAEARRTRALGMVFQQPVLLPWLSAEENVALPLRIGGWGARHTPSASPDALLRLVGLESFNRARPGQLSGGMQQRVAIARALVSDPKVLLMDEPFGALDAITRDRLNEELLRIWGQVRRTVVFVTHSIAEAVYLSMRVVVMSPRPARIRRVVEIDLPYPRQPKMKDTPEFTRYSAELRAALEDAS; this is encoded by the coding sequence ATGTCCGTCATCGTGGATGCGCCGGCGATCGAGCTCGGCGACGTCGGTATGTCGTTCGCGCTGTCCGACGGCGTCCTCGAAGTACTTCGCGGCATCACGCTCACGGTCCGGCAGGGCGAGTTCGTCTCGCTGCTCGGGCCGTCCGGGTGCGGCAAATCGACCTTGCTGCGGGTGATCGCCGACATCCTGCCGCCGTCGCAGGGCCGCGCCGCGGTGCTGGGCACTTCGCCCGCGGAGGCCAGGCGTACCCGCGCGCTCGGCATGGTCTTCCAGCAGCCGGTGCTGCTGCCGTGGCTGAGCGCCGAGGAAAACGTCGCGCTCCCGCTGCGCATCGGCGGCTGGGGTGCGCGCCACACGCCGTCGGCCTCCCCGGACGCGCTCCTGCGGCTCGTCGGCCTGGAGAGTTTCAACCGCGCGCGGCCGGGCCAGCTGTCCGGCGGGATGCAGCAGCGCGTCGCCATCGCGCGCGCCCTCGTGAGCGACCCCAAAGTGCTGCTGATGGACGAGCCGTTCGGGGCGCTCGACGCGATCACCCGCGACCGGCTGAACGAAGAGCTCCTCCGGATCTGGGGGCAGGTGCGCCGCACCGTGGTGTTCGTCACCCACAGCATCGCGGAGGCGGTCTACCTCTCGATGCGCGTCGTCGTGATGTCGCCGCGTCCCGCGCGCATCCGCCGGGTCGTCGAGATCGACCTGCCGTATCCGCGGCAGCCGAAGATGAAGGACACCCCGGAGTTCACCCGCTACTCGGCCGAGCTCCGTGCCGCGCTCGAGGACGCCTCGTGA
- a CDS encoding ABC transporter permease, whose amino-acid sequence MKAAGVAAVAVPGGPARDRDNPLRRTLLSMLGIAAVLALWQAVMAVFKVPHFIAATPVETIGALRDQAKTLAINAWPTIIETVGGFVAGNVIAVLIAIGFVHNRTFQHTVYPLAVAVRTLPIVAISPILVLLLGNGYAPKIAIAALITFFPTLVNMVDGLNAVEAQAQELMHVLSATKWEVFRYLRWPTSLPYLFSALRIASTASLLGAIVAEWIGSNKGLGYLILAATYDYRTPLLYATMAVASALALALFGLISLLEHYLVPWRRTGGSR is encoded by the coding sequence GTGAAGGCCGCCGGGGTGGCGGCCGTCGCCGTGCCGGGCGGGCCGGCCCGCGACCGCGACAACCCGCTGCGGCGAACGCTGCTTTCGATGCTCGGCATCGCCGCGGTCCTCGCGCTGTGGCAGGCCGTGATGGCCGTCTTCAAGGTGCCGCACTTCATCGCCGCGACGCCGGTCGAGACGATCGGCGCGCTCCGCGACCAGGCCAAGACGCTGGCGATCAACGCCTGGCCCACCATCATCGAGACGGTCGGCGGCTTCGTCGCCGGCAACGTCATCGCGGTGCTGATCGCGATCGGGTTCGTCCACAACCGCACGTTCCAGCACACGGTCTATCCGCTCGCGGTGGCCGTCCGCACGCTGCCGATCGTGGCGATCAGCCCGATCCTCGTGCTGCTGCTCGGGAACGGCTACGCGCCGAAGATCGCGATCGCCGCGCTGATCACGTTCTTCCCCACCCTCGTCAACATGGTCGACGGCTTGAACGCCGTGGAAGCGCAGGCGCAGGAGCTGATGCACGTGCTGTCCGCGACGAAGTGGGAGGTGTTCCGCTACCTGCGCTGGCCGACGTCGCTGCCGTACCTCTTCTCGGCGCTGCGCATCGCGAGCACCGCGAGCCTGCTCGGCGCGATCGTCGCGGAGTGGATCGGCTCCAACAAGGGCCTCGGCTACCTGATCCTGGCCGCGACCTACGACTACCGCACGCCGCTCCTCTACGCCACGATGGCGGTCGCGTCGGCGCTCGCGCTGGCGCTGTTCGGCCTGATCTCCCTGCTCGAGCACTACCTCGTGCCCTGGCGGCGCACAGGAGGGTCCCGGTGA